The Anomaloglossus baeobatrachus isolate aAnoBae1 unplaced genomic scaffold, aAnoBae1.hap1 Scaffold_3344, whole genome shotgun sequence nucleotide sequence ATAAAAGAACAAAGCAATAATTTAATGATGGCTGGAAGCGTCTCCTCCGGTGATTGGGGCCACGGTGGGCGCGGCGTGTCACCATCCAGGGGCGCCTGCCCTCCTCTCTGCACATGGAGGCTGCAACACGGCCGGCTCGGCGGCATCTGCGGCTCCCGACACCTTCCATTCAGCCAAGAATTAGAACacaacagcggggggggggggaggtgacgcCTCGTATTTGGGGTGTTTTCTGGAACAAGGGTCCAGCTCAGATAATGGCGGCTCGGAGCCTCCGCAGTGAATCCAGGGTACATGTTTTTTCATACACATATAACTGATCTGCATATACCCCGGCACCGCGCCCGATTAATAATCCACAGGAGACTCCAACGTGCCTGGAGGGTAAGGGATGACAGTGTGTCGGACCTATAAGATCAGCGCCGGGGCCTCTACGGTCAGCGGCCGGACCTATAGGATCAGCGCCGGGGCCTCTACGGTCAGCGGCCGGACCTATAAGATCAGCGCCGGGGCCTCTACGGTCTGCGGCGGGGCCTTTAAGATCAGCGCCGGGGCCTCTACGGTCTGCGGCGGGGCCTAAAATATCAGCGGCGGGGCCTCTACGATCATCGGCCGGACCTCTACGGTCAGCGGCCGGGCCTCTATACGGGCAGCGGCGGGGCCTCTATGGGCGGCGGCCGGACCTCTACGGGCAGCGGCGGGGCTTGGAGGTGACACGGACGGAGTTTTCATCTTTTCACAGCGGGAAGAAACGAACAATTTAAACTTTTGGATATAATATTTTTAAGTTTGAAACTATTTTTCCCTCTATATCGGCGGGGGGGTGGGGTGGTCAGGGCGGGGAGACTGCGGGGAGGGGGGGGCTATAGGTGCCTTCCGGAATAGCATAGATCTAGAGGCGCCCGTCCCCGTGTGTCAGGACCCCCACCATAGACTGTGGCTGGGCACGTGTTGCAGACCACTGCAGAGAGGAGCGGGGGTCACAAGGaggggccggggggcgacgctcatGGCATACACTGGCTTTTATCAAGGACCATATTACAAGGGAACAAGTAGTGTAAAAAGGGGTCCGGGAGGAGGGGGGTCTCCAGTCTCTGCCGTCCACATTATCTCTTGGCTCTTACGAAATACAAGGCGTTGGTCTTGGGGTAATATTTCACGTTCTGTTTTTTGTCCATGAGACCACCAAAAATAATGAGCTCCCCTCGCCCCTGCACCACCGTGTGCAGACTGGTCTCGGGGGGTCCCACCACCGAGGTATTGCTGAAAACCTTCCACCGTACCCGGCCCCGGTCGCGGGTTCCCTGAATGTCCAAGGCGTACATCTGCATGGGTTTGCAGTTCATGCTCTGATATAAGGGCTTCCCCACATTCAGCGACTGGGGCGGGTGATGACCTAGACGACGGGCGATGGTGGGCAGGGAATGGCCGTCACCCTGGCCGGGGCGCGGAGAGGCCGCGTCACAGCCGCTGCTGGGAGACCCCGGAGAGGTGAGGGGCGGAGGGCTGACAGGGTTGGCGGTCccttgtgaggaggaggaggagtaggaggaacaggaagaagaagaggaggaggagggtgaggatGTGACGAGGGCTCGCACGGCTTCCAGGCCCCGGCGGAGGGCTCCAGGTGACACGGCTCCAGAGAGCGTGCAGGTGCCGTGCGGGGGCGAGTGCACCCCATTTGTCTGTTCAGGGGGGTTTCTACTTGTTGGGTCAAGCTCTAAATCCCCCCGTTTCCAGGAGCAATCGTCTGCGCCCCGACATAAATCCTTCTGCTCCGGCAGCGAGCCCCGGCGAGGAGGAGCGGGGGCCGCCCTGTGTTCACAGCTGTCCGCAGCAGAGGGAGACGTCACCTGCACGGGGCTGTCCATGGCTGCCGCTGGCGATATGCTGCCACCATTGAGGACCGGAGACAGGCCATCGCCCCGGGCGGGGGACAGGCTGCCTTCCCGGGAACCCCCTCCAGTCTGCCTGGGGGGCCGCGGCCTGAGAGTCCCCCAGCGGCCATTTACACAAGGAGCTTCATCCGGCGCTCGGACCGGGGAGTGCGACCGGTATTCTCTGGTCTCCGGAGCCAGCGCCGGCGGAGTCGCACTGATCGGTGAAGGGCGGGAGTTCAAGCTGGGACTGAGGGGGGCACGGCCGCTGGGCGCCTGACTGAAGACCACCACACACTGTCCGACCTGCGGGGGATGGAGAAAACACGGTCACTATTCTGTGCCCAACAAAGGAAAGCACAAAACCGCGGCCAAAACGTCCTACAGCCGTGGGATCGCCACACACTGCACCCGCAGGAGCGCCACACACTGCACCCTCCCCCGCAGGACTGCCAAACACTGCCCCCACGGGAGTGCCACACACTGCACTTACCCTGCAGGCTGGATGGCACCACAGCTCGGGGGCGCCATGCTCCTCGTTTTCCACTTTCAGCTGCTGCCACGTCCAGGGACTTGTGTTCATGTGCAGGAGCCACGCATCCTTAAAGAGCTGGAAGGGGAAACAGGGGAGACGGAGATATATACCGTATACATACAGAGGGGAGAGAGATATATACCATATACATACAGGCCGGGGTAGATTGAGAGGAGAGGGTGATAACATATACACacatgggcgggggggggggggggggagtttagaaggagatatatactgtatacacacaggcCAAGGGAGTGGCGATGGAGATATACACTCCCTGAGAGAAgtcctgtcgcttatccatgttatgtaaataaaagcttataacctgactttaaattcatccattggtttcgtaaattactcttttgaaagctgaaaccctcccaactttggtttaggttatgaaaataaagttgctgcaaagctgaaatattgatcatttaatgaacacagaaaggtcagattttggcaagataaaagttttctctccttgtcatataatgcaccaaatcctagtttacatcctcacctgtgctcactaatgatcggttaattagtgggtgtgtataagaagaaacccagcaccccagaccttcacgtgAACTGCAACTTGTCCTCTGACAACATgcgaaaaatccaccctgcgaccaaagccttgattatcaagaggctgaagaccagatccactgcagaggtggctgcacctttaatgtgtctcagcgtcaagtacaaagaattaaaaaaaagatttgaagagactggagatatttttgacaagcccaggtccggcagacaccgcaagacaactgctcaggaggaaccaaagccagcccctcttccactgcagcagagctccaacaggcctggtcacctcaagtccctgtgtcacctAGAACAGTTTGGAGGATTCGGTctggaaatggcctccatggtggaatcagtgcccagaagccagcactaaacaaaaggcaattaaaaaccgtgtggcatttgccaagtcccacagcctgctaaacagatggacgctggaagagtggtagaaggtggatttctctgatgaatctttagttgaattacaccacagccaccgcaaatactgcaggagacctactggatcccgtatggatccagaaaacaggtaagtttggtggtggaaagatcatggtctgaggttacattcagtatgggggggtgtgaaacatttgcaaggtagaaggcaatatcaatagcctaaaatatcaagaagtattagctacctgttACATTCCCAATCAAAAAAggggtcacattctgcagcaggaCGGTCTCCATCTTATACATCATCTCTACAACAAaggtcctcctggcaaagaagatcaaggtgctcaaggaccggccagcccagtcaccagacaggaacatcattgagcatgtttggggtaggatgaaagaggaagcttggaagacaaaaccaaagagtctagatgagctctgggaggcaggtaagatgcattctctgctattcctgatgacttcatcaatacattGTATGAATCATTATTGAGCCGCATGGATgcatccttcaagctcatggaagtcacacaaaatattacatatggctctaatagcagcacaacttcattcaccaatgttatgccacatatctttgtattagaagttaattatttgtgtgaatttcacattactttctgtgggcgacaaaacttttgtcttgccaaaatctgacctttctgtgttcattgaatgatgaatatttcagctttgcagcaactttattttcatcacCTAAAccaaaatcctgggatatgaagaggaattatgatttccagtcataatcgctctcatcactccatggcagtgcccctcccttctacctctcagatgtccaacatctgggaaggtgtcacatcccagcgacacatcccatggccatctcctgtgatatggagattagatgacctgggaacagtggagacaggatgactccctgccgtgaccctgtaacaggagtttgtatctcattataaggctatggaagtatccagacagaacgactccagtaaaatatggttcatatctcgcaagccatatttccaataaatatggcaaccataaaaatggtgtctccgcatgcggacgatgctagcacaccttttttatgggagtgggaccttgggaagtaccccaggcgtgatatcggccggtggggaactagtagacaagtcatgagtcccctcgttctgtagctaaattcataacggtcacaatgagagcatttgcatccgcctacgacgctcccaggcaaagttatggccaatatcccctttctggataattctgactcaatgcagggggagtggcagtgcttccctgtgaggtcactaaggtagggcgggacctggatttgcccaggttgataaccctacttcggccattttccagtgttcttttgctcgggggtctggtcagggaagacctgtgagagagatcctggaaacctggtccacggcgcccccctgtggccagacgcacaaggtaactgctggaactgtgtatgcctgtttttaatccatatcttgcttgtaactgtactctgacctatgtatattctgtagatcccctattgtatatattgtagtttctagtgtggcttcggctgattaaattatataattaatcttgggctgttctgttatctcgatcttgaaccccacgtctgtgtgttcggctaatagttaccgtgaagcggttggtggcagcgagttgtgccaaggatcattgtggggcggccagtgagaggcgaggaggttcttatatattccgtccgcggaggtcgggggaatatataccttgctctcaccggggacccttcaataatcggcacaggagaatagcggcctcattgcttattttcgggcaattccataattggcctgactataagaggggcgctagaaagcgcgtcacgtgctctgtctgtcggtcgggaggtataaaggagggttgaccccccacttgttaccccccgattgtgaagtACTGGtagccagcacgggggatttctgagtgaccacccccggtggttcgtgacatattggtggcagcggtgggatcgagataatagtgtgtgtgagtgtgagacccatactcccagacactaaagactgcctgcggcagctgtggctgctggggtcttcagaccagaccaacactagagtgtcagagtgcagacactgtgcggtgtgtggaggcatcaggtggcagttctgtgtcagtgaccaaagtctgcaacaatggctgagaacaCCAGGAGCAAAGCTAAAGAACTGGccgatgctaaggcaggagccgaagagagggaggacggtgctgtggacagcaatgaggttgaccacgagtcctccaggagcccaacgtcagagaaccgctctgcagaggacatcgcacaacctggcaattatggacacgatgaggaggagctcacccaagggtcctcaacgagccagatgccagccctccgctctgcaatggacagtgaatcaccaggctccgcagcgtgccgcagatcaccccttgccaatccctccggcctgagaggtgcagaggccctccttcaagctgccctggccaggcttatggctggagaccaggATACCTACGaggtactcatggccgagcgtgagcgacaggcagcgtgtgaggctgaggctgcggagcggcaggcagcgcgtgaagagcgacagcaacaggcaaagcatgaccaccagctgcagctagctcagctccagccctcatcatccacccatgaccttcgagacaccaaacttccaaaggtccgtgttgaggactttcccgtgctgaagaaggatggagacttggactctttcctgactgcttttgaacggacttgcctgcagcaccatctggacaaggaccagtgggccaaatacctgaccccccgtttaagaggtaaggccctggatatccttggggacttgcctactgaggcagatcagggctacgacaccatcaagcgggccctgatccaacagtacaacctcac carries:
- the FBXO42 gene encoding F-box only protein 42, with protein sequence MAGSSESEDDAFMAIDGEDAVDGTMEQDEEATHRRSMCELPEEVLEYILSFLSPYQEHKTAALVCKQWYRLIKGVAHQCYHGFIKAVHDGNIQWESRTYPYPGTPITQRFSHSACYYDSNQSMYVFGGCTQSSCNAAFNDLWRLDLNSKEWIRPLASGSYPSPKAGATLVVYKELLVLFGGWTRPSPYPLHQPERFFDEIHTYSPSKNWWNCIVTTHGPPPMAGHSSCVIGDKMIVFGGSLGSRQMSSDVWVLDMEQWSWSKPNLSSPSPHPRGGQSQIVIDHETILILGGCGGPNALFKDAWLLHMNTSPWTWQQLKVENEEHGAPELWCHPACRVGQCVVVFSQAPSGRAPLSPSLNSRPSPISATPPALAPETREYRSHSPVRAPDEAPCVNGRWGTLRPRPPRQTGGGSREGSLSPARGDGLSPVLNGGSISPAAAMDSPVQVTSPSAADSCEHRAAPAPPRRGSLPEQKDLCRGADDCSWKRGDLELDPTSRNPPEQTNGVHSPPHGTCTLSGAVSPGALRRGLEAVRALVTSSPSSSSSSSCSSYSSSSSQGTANPVSPPPLTSPGSPSSGCDAASPRPGQGDGHSLPTIARRLGHHPPQSLNVGKPLYQSMNCKPMQMYALDIQGTRDRGRVRWKVFSNTSVVGPPETSLHTVVQGRGELIIFGGLMDKKQNVKYYPKTNALYFVRAKR